The Pseudoalteromonas rubra DNA window GCGAAAGCCAGTGGTCATATTGTTGCTGCAAAATTATACCCGGCAGGCGCAACAACCAATTCTGATTCAGGCGTAACCGACATTGAGAATATCTATCATATTCTGGAAGTTATGCAGGAAGTCGGTATGTTGCTGCTGGTACACGGTGAAGTCACGGATTCCTCGATTGATATTTTTGACCGCGAAAAAGTGTTTATTGAGACCAAGCTCAAAAAAGTGGTGGATGCATTTCCTAAGCTAAAAATTGTACTGGAGCATATTACGACGCAAGATGCGGTTGAGTTTGTAGAATCAGCGCCAGAGAATGTTGCTGCGACGATTACAGCGCATCACCTGCTGTACAACCGCAACCATATGCTGGCAGGTGGCATTCGCCCACATTATTACTGTTTGCCTATTTTAAAGCGTAATACCCATCAACAGGCGTTACTGCGCGCAGCAACCAGTGGCAGTAAAAAGTTCTTCCTGGGTACTGACTCAGCACCTCATGCGAAAGATAAGAAAGAGGCCGCGTGTGGATGTGCAGGGGCTTACACCGCACATGCCGCAATTGAGCTTTACGCTGAAGCATTTGAAGAAGCTGGAGCGCTGGACAAACTTGAGGGCTTTGCCAGTCACTTCGGTCCAGACTTTTACGGGTTACCTCGTAATACAGACACCATTACTTTAGAAAAGAGCAGCTGGCAGGTGCCGGACTCTTACCCACTGGGTGATACCCAGGTTGTACCAATTAAAGCTGGTGCCAGTATCGACTGGCAGGTAGTTTAAGACACAGTTATGAGGGCAGCCTGGCTGCCCTTTCTTTTGCGCTGTCACTTCTTACCGAGCGAAAAATAGGCACATTAATACTCGCCGCAATACGTGGACACCTATTTTCAGACTGCGATAGCTTAATCAGCAGGGGCTCGCATTGTGCGTGACTGGCGTCAAAAAAGACTGAGTTCGCATACTCATGGCGGCGAACTTTTTTGTAGTACGGTACTTAACGCCTCATCCATTTTCTCGATAAAGTCAGATTTAAACGGATATTGGCCTTCATATCCTTTAATGTAACCAATATGGGCGCTGCGACTGAGGACCACACGGTCTTCGACAAATGATTGCGCGGTTATACCAGGTAGCTGTTCTTGCAGCTCACTGATACCTATCAAAGTTGAGAGTCTGTCATTGATGTAGCAGTCGACTCTTTTTTTATACAGTTTGATGATATTTGCACGGGTGTTTTTGTTTTCCCAGACAACAACTCGTCCGGTTTTTCGTGCTTCTTTGAGTGCATCGTCAAGGATGAGGAAACCAGCATTCAACCCGATATTAATGGGTGCCTGCAGGTCACTACGTTGAGTGATGTTTTGCAACGTGATACCTGGGTTGCAAAATGCCACGACTTCTTCTTGTTTCAGCGCGACGGAGTAAGGCCAAATAAAGGGTCGGGTGTCACGGTGGATATAAGGGGGCATCAGTGCGAATGCTTCCCCATTTTCAAGCGCGGAGACACCTCTTTTCCACGGAATTGGGCGAAGCTCCACGAGGTAATCTTCTTTGATGAGCTTCGCAGCCTCTCGGATCAGTGTTGGGTATATGCCAACTAATTTACCTTCCTGAACATAAGAGTAGGGCGGGTAACTGTCATCGGCCAGTATGGTGACGCTTACCGGGCTGGTGGCACGCACCATAAAACAAGCAAACAAGCCCAAAATACATATCAATAGCTTTACCAGGTGATCACCAGAATCGCTGCTATCTTGATTTTTGCACTGTCTTGCATTTACTACTCCTGACACTGCTGTATTTCCTGTAGGAGACCCTAGTATAACTGTAGATAAGATCTGTTCAGATGTCAGCATTGGATCCGAAGGTACACTTGTTTTGGTTAAAAAACCAGCAATGTAAGGTCGCGTAATGTCATCATTATAACCCAAGGATTACAATCTCATGCTCAGAAGTAGAGTATTTCTTCCTCCTGAGATACGCACGATAGCAAGATTCGACGTCAGGACACTCAGATAGGCACAGGCATGGCACATCTTTTATTAGCGCAAACCAATGATCACATTCTTCTTAATTCAAATCACCGCTTTGGTCGTGCAGAGGATGAGGTTGACACTCAGGTGTTAGGAGTAGAAATCTCACGCCATCATGCCGTTATTGTCTGGACGGGGGAGCAATGGACACTTCGTGATACCAGCAAAAATGGGGTGTTTGTAAACCAAAATAGAATCGTGCCAGAAACGGAAAGGGTGTTGAGTCTAGGGGATGTGATTACTTTTTCAGAGCTCCACCCACATAGCTATATTGTGAGCTCACTGACACCGCCGGAATAACGGGCTCTGCGGTTGGTATTCTAACAAGAGGGATTAAGCAGGTGTCATGAACACCTGCTTCGAACACGATTAGCTATGATAATTTTCGCATGCTTCGAGCGTGTTCTCGATGAGGCTTGCGACGGTCATTGGTCCCACACCGCCAGGTACGGGCGTAATGAAGCTAGCTCGTTGTGCAGCAACGTCATACTGTACATCACCTACCAGTTTGCCTGACTCCAACCGGTTAATGCCCACATCAATGACCATTGCGCCTTCTTTGATCCAGTCGCCAGGAATGAACTCAGGTTTGCCTACAGCAACGACCAGCAGATCGGCCCGGCGTACATGTGCTTCAAGGTCTTGGGTAAATTTATGACAAACGGTCGTCGTACAACCTGCCAGCAACAGCTCCAGTGACATTGGTCGACCAACGATGTTTGATGCGCCAACAACAACAGCATGCATGCCTTTATATCTGACACCGGTTGAGTCCAGCAACGTAATTATCCCTTTTGGCGTACAAGGGCGTAACGCGGGCATACGCTGCGCTAGTCGTCCAACATTATAGGGATGGAAACCATCAACGTCTTTGTGTGGGTGGATACGTTCCAGTACTTTCTCGGCATCCAGTCCGTCAGGCAATGGCAATTGGACCAGGATACCAT harbors:
- the pyrC gene encoding dihydroorotase, with amino-acid sequence MTSKQTLTITRPDDWHVHLRDGAVLVDTVRDISRYMGRAIIMPNLVPPATCTQSALAYRERILAAQPSGQFEPLMVLYLTDNTSAEEIRAAKASGHIVAAKLYPAGATTNSDSGVTDIENIYHILEVMQEVGMLLLVHGEVTDSSIDIFDREKVFIETKLKKVVDAFPKLKIVLEHITTQDAVEFVESAPENVAATITAHHLLYNRNHMLAGGIRPHYYCLPILKRNTHQQALLRAATSGSKKFFLGTDSAPHAKDKKEAACGCAGAYTAHAAIELYAEAFEEAGALDKLEGFASHFGPDFYGLPRNTDTITLEKSSWQVPDSYPLGDTQVVPIKAGASIDWQVV
- a CDS encoding substrate-binding periplasmic protein; protein product: MSGVVNARQCKNQDSSDSGDHLVKLLICILGLFACFMVRATSPVSVTILADDSYPPYSYVQEGKLVGIYPTLIREAAKLIKEDYLVELRPIPWKRGVSALENGEAFALMPPYIHRDTRPFIWPYSVALKQEEVVAFCNPGITLQNITQRSDLQAPINIGLNAGFLILDDALKEARKTGRVVVWENKNTRANIIKLYKKRVDCYINDRLSTLIGISELQEQLPGITAQSFVEDRVVLSRSAHIGYIKGYEGQYPFKSDFIEKMDEALSTVLQKSSPP
- a CDS encoding FHA domain-containing protein; this encodes MAHLLLAQTNDHILLNSNHRFGRAEDEVDTQVLGVEISRHHAVIVWTGEQWTLRDTSKNGVFVNQNRIVPETERVLSLGDVITFSELHPHSYIVSSLTPPE
- the folD gene encoding bifunctional methylenetetrahydrofolate dehydrogenase/methenyltetrahydrofolate cyclohydrolase FolD, with the translated sequence MTANIIDGKVIAKQVRNTVANRVATRINQGLRAPGLAVVLVGQDPASQVYVGSKRKACEEVGFVSKSYDLPADTSEAQLLELVDALNQDPNVDGILVQLPLPDGLDAEKVLERIHPHKDVDGFHPYNVGRLAQRMPALRPCTPKGIITLLDSTGVRYKGMHAVVVGASNIVGRPMSLELLLAGCTTTVCHKFTQDLEAHVRRADLLVVAVGKPEFIPGDWIKEGAMVIDVGINRLESGKLVGDVQYDVAAQRASFITPVPGGVGPMTVASLIENTLEACENYHS